From Daucus carota subsp. sativus chromosome 6, DH1 v3.0, whole genome shotgun sequence:
gacccgcactacccgcgggtaacccgaacccgacccgaaaattaatatttattaataaaaatgtttttaaaatattaaataaatattattttaagccaaaaaattaatttttattaaattaaatacttttatcttaaatttaactaataaattttataaaaataatataaatatatataatattcatattatatattaattttcgggtaatttcgggtaacccgaattcaccccgaaaatgacccgttttttctgggttgattttgggtcaacccgaattcgacccgaacccgaaaaaccccaacccgaattcgtattttgcGGGTCGAATTCATGTCGGGTTGTCGGGTCGGGTCCAATATTACCACCCCTCGCTATACATCGAGCAGGAAAATAAGCCCTTTCTCTTGGCAACTGAAATGCAAGCGAAAAAGAGCTTCATGGCATCTGTTTCAGGCATCATCAGAAACCAAATTCTCCATTTTACCCCTCCAAAACATTCAATTCCCTTCTCATCCTCCATCACCCCATCCATTCTTCCCGATGACAAAACTGTAATAACCACCGCAGTCACAATTCTAAAGCACCACCGCTCAAAATCCCGGTGGACCCACCTCCGGTCACTCTTCCCAAACGGCTTCACACCCACCCAAGTTTCCGAAATTACCCTCCAGCTTCGCAATAATCCCCATCTCGCCCTTAACTACTTCAACTTCACTGTCCAACACTCACTTTGTTGTCACTCTTTGAGCTCTTACTCCACAATTATTCACGTTCTTGCACGGGCCAGGCAGAAATCTAAAGCCCAGAGCTTGATCCAGACTGTTTTGCATAAATTCCCTCAAGCCCATTTGGGTGATTGCCCAAAATATCCCAAGATTTTTGAGTCTTTGATGAGGAGTTATAGGGTTTGTGATTCTGCCCCTTTTGTGTTTGATTTGCTTGTAATGTCGCTTTTGCAGGCAAAAAGGATTGATCAGGCTGTGGAGGTTGTTAGGATGTTGCGGTCTCGAggtatttttttaaagattagTACTTGTAATGATTTGATTAAGAATGTTTGCAAGTGTCATGATTGTTTTGTTGGTTATGATATGTATAAAGAGATTTTTGGGGGTGTTGAGAGGGATGTTAGTGGGAATGGTGTTAGGGTGGTTGTGCCGAATGTACATACTTTTAATGTGATTATGGTTGGTTTTTATCGAGAAGGGTTGGTTCAGAATGTGGAAGAGGTTTGGGATGAGATGCTGAGGAGGGGTTGTGGGCCGAATTCTTATAGTTATAGTGTTTTGATGGCAGCGTATTGTGAGGATGAAAGAATGGTGGATGCTTTGAGGGTGTGGGAAGAAATGGGAGGGAAGGGTTTGGAACGTGATTTGGTTGCTTATAATACGATAATTGGAGGATTTTGTAAGATTGGAGAGGTTAAGAGGGCTGAGGAGTTTTTTGGAGAGATGGAGTTTAACAGGGTGGATAGTAGTTGTGTTACTTTTGAGCATCTTATAAGTGGATATTGTAAGATTGGGGATGTTGATTCGGCCTTGCTTTTATACAAGGTGATGTGTGGAAAAGGTTTTTGGCCAGAGAGTTTGACGATTGACGAAGTGATCAAGGGACTATGTGGGAAAAATAGAATTTCTGAAGCATCAGAATATTTGAGGGTTGCTATAAAGAAACATGATATTGTCCCAAAGGGCACAAGTTACGAGCTTGTGATCAAGGGTTTGTGTCAGGAGGGAAGGATGGGAGAAGGATTGAAACTTCAGGCTGAGATGGTTGGGAAAGGGTATAAGCCTAATTCTGAGGTTTATAATGCTTTTATAGACGGATACATAAAGCAAGGGAACGAGGAGCAAGCTAAGAAACTAAGGAAGGAGATGGTTCAGATTCAAGAACAGCAGGAAGCAATTAGATAGTGATATCTTGTGTCATGCTTTTAAGATTTCTGAAAGTGGATACAATGGTTTGCCTGCTGCAGAAATGAAGAATTCACAGGTACTTGTCAAAGGAAAGGGTTAAAGAGATAAAGATGGGAAAGAGATATTGCTGGAGTGTAAGAAGAAGATGATTGAAGTATCTGAATGATGTGGAGTAGGGGAAGGAAACAATAACACTTGTGAAGTGGAAGGATTGCGGCTAGAAATGATGTTACACTAAAACATCATGCACATGTTCAAATCATTTGTTCTGTTCACATTCTTCACCCTTCTAACTAACCGATCAGAACTCTAAAATGTGGTGCTTTTATGGGAACCCTGAGGTTATTCATCAATATGAAGCTGTTTTTAATTGGCCAGAACTCAGAACTCAGAAtgctaaaaatttaaaatggaaGGCTTGTGCTTTTACCAGAGAAACAATTTTAAAGCCAGATATGGCTCACTTGAATGTATTGACTCTGTGTCTTCCCAAGCGAGTCCGTAATGTTCAATTTCAAATTCATGTGGGTATATTGTATCACGTGGATTGGTGTGATGGAAATTTCTGAATCCACTATTGGGATAATTCTTTTATCTTGATGCAAATTATATTTGGTCTATGTAGTTTGCTTTACTAATTCTATTATCTCTCTGTAGTGTGCATGCTTGCGAGTCATAAACTGTCATTTGTGGAAGCAAATTACACTTTGGTATCGGAATTTCTTAATCAATCatagttttatattttgtagCCTTTTAATGTTGTACGATATGCTGTCAGACCAGCTTGATTTTAGTTTTTAGtgtgagtttttttttatttagtatcaACTTTAGTACTTGTATCATGTACATGAAAATCATTGTAATAAGCTTTGGTTGACATGCTCCAAGTCTTTCAACAATAGTAGTGGTAGCATTGAACTAGCTTCACAACTGAAACTTACATGGCTTGCAGGTACTTGCATGGCTCACACGGTACCTGCAGTGTTTTACAACCCCATTATATTCATGATTTTTTTAGCAgcaattcatatattaatatacaccCGATTCATATATGCTGAGCTTCTGATAATTGGACACAAGCATCACCCACCTTGTTTTTTGTCTTTGACAAGGTTCAAATCATCTATATCTCGTAAAGAGAGCAGGGGAGATATGATCGAACCAAGAGTTCTTTCACAAACAGCTGTGGTCTTAGTTAATTATCAGCCCATCTGGTCTCTCATTCTCTGTGAATCTGTGATTGACTCTACCTCCCCCAACAGATATGAAGTgaaagttataatttttttttatttttttgtaatgaaagttaaatttattaatatgtttcTGTTTCTCTACTTGAACCTATTATATATGGCAAGTGAATGAAGTTTTGGAAAAATATCTGAAAAGAAGAGGATTGCCAGATTAATAGAGTGGCCCAAACGTATGGGGCCAACCTGACATCTGTCCGAACAGGGCTCCATTGGGTCTTCCTAATTCCAATTAGATGCTTCTGGAAAGAAGTAGAAAGTCCATATTCCAGAACCTCTCTTAAAAACTCCCATTCGCTCTGGAACTTTCCATGACCTTCCGTTGCCACTTATAAATTCTCAACAAAACATTCCCACTTtcaatcaaaaaatcaaatcataTACCATCAATACACAGATAAACAAATCACTTTGTTCTTCAGTTTGCAAATCAAGCGCCTACAGAAAAATGGATTTGAGGGTAATGGGATTTGATCCACTCCTCAACACACTCTACCACATTCTCGACGATGACAATCACTCAGCCAACGACACCAACAAATCCACCCAAGCCCGAACCTATGTCCGTGATGCCAAAGCCATGGCATCAACTCCAGCAGACGTGAAAGAGTATCCGAATTCCTTTGTGTTTGTAGTGGATATGCCGGGATTGAAGTCGGGCGATATCAAGGTACAGGTGGAGGAAGACAATGTGCTGGTGATTTGTGGCGAGAGACAGAGAGAAGAGGAGAAAGAAGGTGTCAAGTATGTGAGGATGGAGAGGAGGGTTGGCAAGTTTATGAGGAAGTTTGTGTTGCCTGAGAATGCTAATTTGGAGACAATCAAAGCTGTTTGTCAGGACGGTGTGTTGAGTGTTACGGTGGACAAGTTGCCACCGCCGGAGCCGAAGAAGCCTAAGACTATCGAGGTCAAGATTGCTTAAATGAAGATGCATTGCTCTCGGATTGGCTTGGAATGTTTTTCTTACCTATCGTATGTTTGTTCAACTTATGTGTgcgtgagagtttcttatgttGCCCAAATGTAATGGAGTGACTGCTTATGCTTTGTGCTGTTAAATTGTGTGTTTAGAGCAATTCCCATTTCCCAGTCTATCCTTACTTTTACTTGTGTTCCTCATGAACAGaactttataaaattatagccGACTGGCAGAGAACCatctaataaaaaatcaaacgattattaaatcaaatcagaattgtTAGAACAGGTAGCCAAGTCTGAAGGGAAAAAGATATAACTGAAATGAGAAATGGAtcactggaagaaaagaaaattcgaattatttttAATCTAAGAGGTTTGAGAAATTGGTGTCAAGCTAACTAATTTATTccttaattttataaacttTACAGCTTGACAACCTGATCCTGAATCTTCTTGTTTACAAAATTAAACTTCATTTGCCTTCTGTTAGATCTTCAGACAAAACAAGTATCTAAATTGTAAAAAGACCACATTCTTTAAGATGTCTGAGGGTTGGAGTGGAAAGAACACCTTTCCTTTAAGATGTCTGAGGGTTGGAGTAGAAACACACATGTTCAAGTACTTCAAAATCTCTGTAAGTGGtgtcacaaaaaataaataaataaacaaattttattttaaaagaaaccaTCTGGGTCGCCTATTCTTGGTCCCAAGTGCATCTTGCATCTTGTACCTCCTCTAACAAGCACACTGTACACAAAACAGAGATTAAAATTGCTGCCAGAACTAATACCAAAAAAGGGCTTTTAACTTCCACTACAATCCCCCAAAAACCTAATGCTATCAGTGTCACATCACAACAACTTAAGAAAGGCCTTATGAAAAATGTTTTCCTCATTTAGACAAGTTAAAAAACGAGGAAACCAATGTATCTAGCTTTTCACTTCAGCTGGGAATCTGCCTGTTCTATAATTGTCCATTGTAATGTAAATTCCTCACCGTGTCTAATGTGGTTTCCTCAAACAATCCTATCCAATTAAGAATGTCTAGCATTTGGTCCTATATCCTTTCCTAGTTTGTGTTTAGTATAGGAATTTTATAGCAATTAGCAACATTAACAGATTATTTGCTGAAGTGAACAAAGAAAATATCAAGATACACGCTGCATCACTAAAAGTATAAACAAAAATTGAACATATAGCCGGCAAAGGTAATAATTTGATGGGTTAGAAAACTCAGACTGCTACTAAATGTTAAGAGCATATCATAGTGCAAAACAGGAGCTTATAGAGTATAAGAAATAAGCATTCAAGGTAATTGTATCTATTATTCAACACAACAAAACGAATCTGATAACGATTTAACTACATGATTGTGTCAACCATAAATATCAGCAAAATTAAAGTTCATAAaaacataactaaaatatatggaGTGACACATAATCCATCCATGCAATTCTGCTCCTCTTCGTTGAACTGCTGCAAAAAACAAAGCAACACCATAAATAAAAGCATTAAGAAGGGCATTATCCTTAAAACACAGTGTAACCTCTTCAATAGAAGCATATACCATTTCTCATGAACCACAATTAATAAAAGTGCTTCAGTTGAAAGATTAAACACTGCCATACCAATAATGTTGTatttggttgggatgaatgaaggaatggaatgaaaaatgaactatattatgggcaattgttaacaaatttcattccttcctccattccattccttaaaTTATGTGCTAGAGATCATACCTTCAATtcgagatggaatgctccattctctcctacccccaatttcttcttaaatctcatcatagcaattttgcactcacttaaatttatttcaaacttCCCTcttatctctattagtttcaagtaattttactcattccataccattctccccaaccaaacaccacATAAATATTAATGCTCAGGAATCACtttaatttctaaaaaaaaggGCAGctgaaatttcaaaatttgaatgcAAAACTTGGAAAATGAAATAAGAACCAAGAACATAACATGAAGATTACACAAGCATCCTCAATACGAAACAAAATTGTACCTTGTAACGGAGAAATTAATAGCAAAATATCCATTCCCTGAGATCAAGAAAAACTAaaataccccccccccccccccccccccccccaatatCCAGAATCCCTCTTATATCACTAATTTGTCGATAGGCTAGTAGTTAAAGGTTCATGAATTCAAATCATTACTCATTCACTAGTCTCCCCAATATAcacataaataaacaaaaaatcaaaatttacccGAATCATAATTAACATAAGCAAACCCTAAAAAAaagcaaattttttttttaatttttttaattgaatagCATTACAAGCAAGTAAATGAAACAATAAGGAACAAAAGAAAAGTGACTGACCTTGTAGGTGATGAAATTAGAAGTCAAGAGAGAGCTGTTGATCTTGATGAGAGAAATAATGAAGAACATAAGGCGTGACCCGAATAGCCACGACCCATGCCCCGAACATAGCTGCATGGGTCCGAAGCTGCTTTAAAGCTGCTTTCTTGTCTGGTTTGCCATACATCCCTGCAAACATCTTGCCTTAGATTTTCAGATTTGGTTGAATTGGAGATTGATGAAAACTTAAAACCCTAGGCGTTTTCTGCCAGTGTACATGTTTAATTTCTTCTGTACAAAGTTATAATAATTGTTTGGGCTTTGAGGATCCGTTTCATTGGATCGTAGATGTCATTGGGCTCTAGATCTTCACTTTTAGAATCTATTTCTGTTCAATCAACCATAATTGATtttttgatcattttttttctgaataaaaaattttCCCTTCACATGTTGAAATAGtctattttaaaaaagaacatataattaatataaaataaagatatagACTATATAATACACATATAAACTATTTCACATATTCAATAACTATACTTTAATTGGATCAAATAATGCAAAACTTTTGTTAAATCTCTGAAACCATTTCCAAACATGAAAATTCTTTAACTAAGAATCTATGAgatatttaaacataaattataaaaattaagtaCCCTTAATCGTTTGCTTACATAAGACAAACTTTTTGTgatgggaattttttttttttttttttttgacagaaatgcACTTGCTCGTATCGAGAATACGCCAATACTTCGAGGagtttttttcattcaaaaagcttattatctaaccgaaagacaagaaaatgtctccggaagtttagacaataaaacttaattTCTGAAATAAAACGTCCCAAGCTCCAAATCCACGCTACTTCCACCTCATCCCTGAAATAATACGATTCATTAATAACaggaaaattataaatttaattattacaataaaatataaaatagtttatcaaaagatggcaaagtcaatgaaagataaataaaataatttgtgaaaaaaaggtgataaataaaataaatactaaaatagaaaatatatatctaaccaaagggagaccctttggctagatatataacaaactaaataaatactaagaatataattagtaatataagaatcaaaatataaaagctaaaatataaaactctagttttcaaaaatatatctaaaattttaaaacttaaatataaaaaacgAGCCAACAAAATGACACCAAATTGCCGTATACCAGGCCAATAATCAACGCCACCAATCATggccacccataaatggtacaaataaaAGCCATAATCAAGAATTGCAAGTAATTATACATCTGTTAACAAATTGCATAAAACTCTAATCAATGAGGATTACAGCATTTAAAGCATATTAATTAGCAATAACTCGAAAACCAAATTCGAAAGTTAGTAACAATCAAGCAAAGTCAACTAGCCATTTAAAATAgccaaaattaaatcaacattTACTACTAATAaagtcaattaaataaaataaagttggCAATAAACTTActaattttacaagaaaaacCTATAATCATGCAAGAAATTATcaataatattctattatcaAAATCACACCAAATGATATAACCATCTCATCACCGACATGGAAATAACCATAATCTCGTCATTGTCATTACAAACGATATACACTCTAACTCCTACAAGCTCAAAACACAATTGCAAACGAACTTGTGACTCtgaataaattgttaaaaaacaacatatcatacacataatatacaaaACAAGTTTGACTGAAACTCACCAACTATCTCATCTTCTGGATAAATCAAAagacaaaattaaaacaaaaacacaCCTTCAGAAATTGATTATCAtgcataaaaacaaaaaagtaaGAAAATCCGAGATCTTACGACAAAACTCTTAAAACATACGAAATTATATAcactaataaaacaaataatcacataaacaTGTTAAGAATTGGGAGAGTACACCTTTATTTTGAAAGTCAAAATCTTGAATATAGATGAGCCAATAATTTGAGGACCACCATTTAGTGATGAATCGTTGAGCCGCCTCCACATATAGCCGATTCTCACTCGTTCACAACATCTGCGATTTATATACGGATGTTTTGTATGGATAGATTCTGATCATCGTCTACATGAAGTTCACCTTTTTGACGCCACCAGGATCTAGGAGCTCGAAAAAATCAGGAACACAGGGGACGCCTTGTTTTTAACTCTGACGCTGCTTTGTTGCCGATTTAAAACGGTGCAGAGATAAGAAAAGTAAAAAAGCAAGGTATAAATCATTTGAGCGAaaaagattaagaaaaagtaagCCGCGGACTGGGCGGAGATCCACCGATCATGAACTAGATTAGTAGTGTGATGGGAAATTTTGAAtcatctattaaaatatttgattatatatataataatttaattaaataaatattttttatcaagatatatatttttttcattatttttagatttttaggGTGTTTCTGGTGaccggacccaacaacccatgctagcaaattggtatacatGACTTACTTGCTCAACTCTTTTATCTAACCTAGGATGTTACACAGACACTAGAAAATCTGTTGTTTTTATACATTAGTCAGTCCTGCAAGCAAACTGTGGAGTACCATCAACTTCTAACAATATTGACCCAGAGTCAATGCAGGAGCTAAATTTCTAACCCACCCATGTTGTCACATTGTCCATTTGTCCCTATAACTTTGAAATTTAGCCATGAAACCGACTTTGAATTTCAGGGTCAAGCAACACTTTGGTTAACAGTTGGGCAGGCCGCAGCTATTCAGAAATAGGTGCATCTAATAAATGGGATGGATAAGAAAATagagcaagaaaaaaaaaactcctaAAAAACAGACAGGGTGAAAAGCAAAATGCATGGGGAAGGTTTAATTTATGAGTCTGCCAACTGCCTACATAAATGAGCTGCAGGGTTTGGTGTTCATCCATCTATATTATGCATACAGCTTTATTCACTATGTCATGGAAGACTATGAGTAGTGCAAGAAATTAAGGCCAGATTTATATCTCTACCAACTACTTTCTTGTGCAATCCATATCTAGCAAATCTCCttgtcatttatatttaatagctTGCTGGTAGCTAGTACTGCAATATATAAGCAGCATTGTGAGTTTATTAGGCTGCataagttttttacaggcttcAAGATAATGTCGTCGACTGCGGTGTATACGGTGGAAGTTGAAGGCTCTCGACCCCCGGCAGCTGGAAAGCCGTCTGCAGGCCCGGTGTACCGGTGCATTTATGCCAAAGATGGTCTCATGGATGTACCCTCTCAATATAATTCCCCCTGGGACTTGTttaggtaaaaaaaaaattattttttttgtgcaCCATGGCTATTCTGAATCTGATTCATATtctttgtgtgtgttttgtgcTTTTATATGTGTGGTCTTGACATCTATGAATCGAATTTTTTCTgagttaaattaaattattgattaatcTTGATTGTTCCAACCATTAGCCTGGGGGAGGAGGGAGACATGGGTAAATTAAATTAATCTAACTACAGGGGTAAAGTTTTAGTTAGAAATGCTGTTATCAATTTTGCTAGTGCTGTCACTGAAGTTGATCAAGTTCAATTGAAATAGAGCAAGTCATTTAGCAATTCTTTTTGACATTTGTGTAATAGGACCTGAGTAATTCAGCTTTAgtatatttgtgtatatatagactacCTACTTAACTAGTTGGTGAAGTATTCTCTTAATTTGTTATATTACTTAAGCTTTATGACTCTAACTACTTGTGTAGCTTACTACTTAGAGTATATAAGTATTTGATTTGAAACTTAATCACATTCAAACCACAAACAAAAATTCAGACTTGTAGAAGGAAGTAGGCTATGAAAAGATGAGACGTGACGGAAACTTATCCTACTCCATCGTGCTACAAAATGTTATTTCCTGAATGCCCGGATCCtgattttgcaaaaaaaaaatatatatagtataattttctcaattataattttgtttagattttttttaaaaagttagaaTTTTTTATAGGCCACGAAACTGTATCAGAGGGCAAAATTCATTACACTGATATGGCTCTAATTATACTTCTTAGGCAATGAATTATATCTTTTTGTTTGGAAAAATAACCAAAAGAAAACGTGAACTTCTGATCTCTTTATTCTTGTAACACCTTCGGGCTTTGGTGATTTCATAGACCAGGGGGATTTCACTAGAACTGAACCTTCACAAGTCTTTGTTGTCTTTCACTCTTTGTTTCAGctcaaattgaaaaataaaatgcaaataTGAAATATTCCAAGTTTATTTGTTAAAGAG
This genomic window contains:
- the LOC108225807 gene encoding mitochondrial import receptor subunit TOM6 homolog, with the protein product MFAGMYGKPDKKAALKQLRTHAAMFGAWVVAIRVTPYVLHYFSHQDQQLSLDF
- the LOC108225799 gene encoding 17.3 kDa class II heat shock protein-like, with protein sequence MDLRVMGFDPLLNTLYHILDDDNHSANDTNKSTQARTYVRDAKAMASTPADVKEYPNSFVFVVDMPGLKSGDIKVQVEEDNVLVICGERQREEEKEGVKYVRMERRVGKFMRKFVLPENANLETIKAVCQDGVLSVTVDKLPPPEPKKPKTIEVKIA
- the LOC108225736 gene encoding pentatricopeptide repeat-containing protein At2g15980, translating into MQAKKSFMASVSGIIRNQILHFTPPKHSIPFSSSITPSILPDDKTVITTAVTILKHHRSKSRWTHLRSLFPNGFTPTQVSEITLQLRNNPHLALNYFNFTVQHSLCCHSLSSYSTIIHVLARARQKSKAQSLIQTVLHKFPQAHLGDCPKYPKIFESLMRSYRVCDSAPFVFDLLVMSLLQAKRIDQAVEVVRMLRSRGIFLKISTCNDLIKNVCKCHDCFVGYDMYKEIFGGVERDVSGNGVRVVVPNVHTFNVIMVGFYREGLVQNVEEVWDEMLRRGCGPNSYSYSVLMAAYCEDERMVDALRVWEEMGGKGLERDLVAYNTIIGGFCKIGEVKRAEEFFGEMEFNRVDSSCVTFEHLISGYCKIGDVDSALLLYKVMCGKGFWPESLTIDEVIKGLCGKNRISEASEYLRVAIKKHDIVPKGTSYELVIKGLCQEGRMGEGLKLQAEMVGKGYKPNSEVYNAFIDGYIKQGNEEQAKKLRKEMVQIQEQQEAIR